From Fusarium oxysporum f. sp. lycopersici 4287 chromosome 10, whole genome shotgun sequence:
TAGGAACTTCAACAGTGATCTGAGGTCATCAAAGCTATTCTGAATGGGTGTTCCGGTGAGACACCATCGAATATCGCTTTCAAGAGCAGCTGCGGCTTTATGTTGTCTGGTCGAAGAGTTTCGTATCTGATGGGCTGCAAAGGGTTAGTCAGAGAAACTACAAAAACGATCCTTGCGGCTTTCGTCACATATCGCTAGACTTGCCTTCATCGAGCACAATCCTTGACCAGTTGGTAGAGTTCAAAATCCTGTTGCCCCAATGATCTTTCTCTAACGTGTGATACGTTGTCAGTACGATATCGTGTCCCAGAAGAAGTTCTCGCTTTTTCGGTCGGGCATCTCCGTGGAAAGTGACAGTTCTAAATGTGTGAAATTGGAATCGCCTACAAACGATTAGTCTCATGGAAACGGTGCGTGATCTGGGATATTACCTATCAATCTCATTTTGCCAAACATCAAGCACCTCTTCATTCTGTCAGCGTGTAATAGAAGGCAAGGGAGAGAATTGGGTGTTGGAACATACGGCGAGATGGTAGGACAATAAGGGTAATGTCCGCCAGTGAATGCTCTCGAGTCTTACTGCTGCTCATAGTATCCCTGACGGAGGACTGGCCAAGTTGCTTTGAGCAAAGAATGGCACTTAGCATGGTCAATGTTTTGCCGAGGCCCATCACGTCTGCAAGTATTCCGCCACGGCCCGGTTTGTCTGGGTGAGATAACAAGCTAGATAGAACCTCAGAGTCAGCTGGCCGTAGGCTTGTCATCGAGATATCAATAGCAGGTACTTATGATGGATCGAGAGGAGCATGTGTCTATGCATTTGCGTGGCTACCTCCTCGTTCTCGCGGCCAAGAATGAACTCAACGCCTTTGAGCTGATGCCTATTGGTGCTCAGAGTTAGCCTCTAACAATACTAGCCAGAAATCTGATAGATGGCATACTCTTTCAATCTCGTGTTAAGCAAGAAGCGATCCAGAATATGCTGCACATCTCCACTCCTGGCTGCTGTGATATCCTCGGACGAACCGTCCAAGGATTCCATAACGTCTTCGACTTCTTGAGAAATCTTGGATTTGATGTCGCTTTCCTGTGAGCTTGAGCCTACCAGACGTCTGAGATCGGTCTTCTGAGAAGACGGGTAGAAGAACTGAGGGTTAATGTATGGGAATACAGGTTTCCAAAAATGCAGGATGTTGTAAATAAGTGCGATAAGTGGCGATCCCGGACCAGGCCTCATCAACGTCACTCATTGAGTTCCTTGGGCCATAAATGTTGACTGAGACAGCTACTGGCAAGCCCTTGCCAGATCTTTTGCGCTTGCAACGAAATACATAGACTCCAAGGACCACTGCGAATGATACGTCTCTGCATCTTTTGGCTACGATCGTCAGAATCGCGGCTGTATCGCAGTCGAGAACTGATCTCTTCTTAGAATTGGtttctccatcaccaaccaaGTAGTAGTTGCTTCCATCAGGCTCGGTCTTGAATAGGCAATACCTGGCCCATGGCCGCGTCTCTTTGGGTATCTGAGTCTGAGGATTCACCAGAACCTGGGCTCCGCAGATCTACGCATGACGTCCAGTGTTAGCATTTGAAGATCCGGAGGTTCTCGAATAGCCTTACTGCTCCATAGCATATCCTTTCCTCTCCAAACTCCCCTTCTGCAACTGATATGTCATCTCCAATACCACTTGTGTCACTTGGCAAGTCTAAGTCCATGCCGGAGTCAAAATAATGCGGAGAATTCGCTCCCTCGGAACAGACAGCTTGTCTTTGGGAATACTTGGTTGAGGTGCCATTCTCGGTGTCATTGTCGCAATCTCTTCGTCGCTTGAGAGATGGTGCCATATCGAAATAGCTGAGTTCGGCGCCTCATTGATGATTGACTAGGTTAGAAGAAAATCTAGGACCCTCTATGGAATTATGTGACAAACATGTGATGGCGGTCAAGCTGAAAAAGCCTTACCAGATTTCCAGGCGTCAGGCAACCTCTTCAATCAGGCTGTGCTGGGATACGCGCCGAAAATTACAGCACTGCCCCGCCGGTCACACCCTAGCAGGTGATTCTTTACTCTTGTTGGCTGTGGTTTTCAGCCATGAAACACGAGTCGGTCTGCCTTGGGTTGAAAGTGAGGCGACGTACATGTTACTGATGTTGGGCCTAATCGCCAAATACAGTCCCTTCACCTTCATTTCACATCTCTCAACAACCATCAAACGGCCATCTAAAATGGCTGCAAATCAACAAACCAGCTTTGAAAAGTCTCTGGACCTCTTTCGCCGAGAGCTTTCTGATGATCAGATCAAGCAAATAAACGGAGTCAACCAGAAAACTGTGAACGATGCCATCCAAGAAATTCAGAACAGATTAGGGCGTCGGGGTGATCTCTGCAAATTGACCAGGGTCCAGAGATTTCTCCACGCGATGGAACATATTGAGAAGCTGGTTACCATTTTTCTCAACGCCAGTGACTTTGTGGCTTTTATTTGGGTAGAATTACACTATTTAATGGGGCTATTTTGGTACTGATGAGGCACTTTAGGGTCCGATCAAGCTGGCGCTCATGATCGCTACCAGCTGGACAGACTCCGTCAGGAAGCTTATTGACGCTTACGAAGAGATTGCAGAAGCACTCGATAACCTCGCCTTCTTTCATAACCTTATTCGGAGTAGAGATCACCTAAAATTGGTTTTGGAGGATTACTTCTCCGATATCCTTCGATTCCATCGATGcgttcttggtgttttttCTCGTCCAGGTTGGTATACCCGCCCCTCTGCATCTCTTATCCGCTGTTAACTGTTTGGCTTAGAATGGAAAAGATTCTTTGAATGGGCTTGGGGAAGCTTCCGACGTGAGGTCAAGCCTATTCTCAAAAGTCTCAAACGCAAACAGGCTCTGTTATCAGACGACAAGCTGCAATCCCACGCTATCTTGAAAGAAGTTCAAGACTCCGACCAGTGCACTAAGGACCAATTCAGTAACCTTCATACCAGCCTCGCAGACATCAGGTCTACC
This genomic window contains:
- a CDS encoding hypothetical protein (At least one base has a quality score < 10) yields the protein MAPSLKRRRDCDNDTENGTSTKYSQRQAVCSEGANSPHYFDSGMDLDLPSDTSGIGDDISVAEGEFGEERICYGAICGAQVLVNPQTQIPKETRPWARYCLFKTEPDGSNYYLVGDGETNSKKRSVLDCDTAAILTIKTDLRRLVGSSSQESDIKSKISQEVEDVMESLDGSSEDITAARSGDVQHILDRFLLNTRLKEHQLKGVEFILGRENEEVATQMHRHMLLSIHHNLLSHPDKPGRGGILADVMGLGKTLTMLSAILCSKQLGQSSVRDTMSSSKTREHSLADITLIVLPSRQVLDVWQNEIDRRFQFHTFRTVTFHGDARPKKRELLLGHDIVLTTYHTLEKDHWGNRILNSTNWSRIVLDEGKSSDIQHKAAAALESDIRWCLTGTPIQNSFDDLRSLLKFLRFEPFCQSNLFEQHIVKPFREEEQDPTNGLNESRNLKIMLKVCCLRRTQAKLDLPTSSIQKIDVTPTETEKSMFTGILDQCREDFDKMAGGVCNHGAISISACGSKRTNQLAVPKTKGKASRSPSAEPACEFCDERTGNFDLLGGLDSCPICGRLQFEMKDEALSLAPSPSPTPSMMDLDTPDPPTREFSPQSSNYVKQPSSKMSAVINNIKSSCLDASSKSVVFSSWRDTLDILATMLGAEGIAFVQVDGRNPLVGRTELLSKFCQDPVIRVLLISINTGAVGLTLTQANMVHIVEPQWNPAIEEQAIARVVRMGQTSPVTIFKYITAGSIENTVVKLQEKKTRIIKLSMQDKDGVDSDANLDSFKFAIDPNERGVVS